TTCTATAGCTATAGTTTTATTAATGTTGTTTTTATGGGCTTTTTTCGGTCCACATGATAGCTCAACTCAACAGATACTTTTGATAATGAGTTTTTTTGTTATAGGACAGATCGTTATAGAGCTTGTAAGTGTAAAATTACAGCTTGAAGAAAAATACTCAAAGTTAGCACTATGGCAATTGCTACCAAACCTTCTAAGACTCATTTTTATAGCCACTTTTATATTTGCTTTTTCAAATAGTTTAGATGTAATTGAAGTAGCTTATATCTATGCTTTGGTAGCTATTTTATTTATTTTTATTGGTTTATACCAATTAAAGCAGATGAAAACAAATTTAGATTTAAAAGGTCATGGAGAGAAAATTATAAATTACTTAGATGCTCCAAAGATAAAAGAAGTACTTTCTCACTCTTGGGCTTTTGGAATTGCAAGTGTATTTGCATTTATATATCTTCAAAGTGATATCATCATGGTTAAGTATATATCGGGTGATGAGCAAGCAGGTTTATATAATATTGGATTTGTAATAATGACTGCAATTTTGATACTTCCAACAGTATTCTATCAAAAGTTTTTAATGCCAAAAGTACATAGATGGGCAAATAGCGATAAAAGAAAATTTTATGAAAACTATAAAAGAGGTAATATAGCTATGCTACTATCAGGTTTATTAGTTTTATTACTTATATATTTCTTGTCAAGTTTCTTTATTCCTTGGCTATTTGGAGGAGAATATATCGATTCAATTGAACTAGTAAAAATTTTATCTTTCTCATTACCATTTTATTTCATAGCCTATAATGTAGGAATAACACTTGTAGCAAATGAACATATGAAACAAAAAGTTAAATTGATGGGAGTAGTTGCATTACTAAATATAATTTTAAATTTACTTCTTATACCAACTTATCAAGCAGTCGGTGCCGCTACTGCTACTGTCTTAAGTAATGTAATTTTATTAATTTTATATTATACATATGCAGAAAAAAAAGTATTTAAATATCAAAAAGGAAAAAGAAATGTGGAGATTAATTAGACCATATATAAGAAACCTATATCGAATGTTAAATGCATTAAGGTATTTTATATACGACTACAAAAGGTATTTAAAATATAGTGGATTTAAAAGTGATTTCGGTGATGATGAATTAAGAAATTATAACTCTGTTATGGTATACCATGGTTTAGAAAAGAGTTTAAGCTATAAAGAAAGAAATCAAAACTCTGGATGGAAAAATGCTTATCAAATATTAGATTTATTAAAAGAAGCTTCTAAAACAACAAGGTTTGGCTACCACGATATTGCATCACTTCAAGTTTTAGAAAAATTTATTAATCTACCAGAAAATATAAATGATAAAAGAGCTGTAAAGATCAATGAAGAAATAAAAAAATATAAACAATTTAAATCAAATGAAAATCATGGTGCTTTTGAATATACAAATCAAGACTATAAAAAAGGTGTATTAGAAAATCCAGAACAGTTTTTCTTTTCAAGATACTCACTAAGAGAATTCAAAAACAAAATTGTAAAACATGAAGATATTAATAGAGCTGTTAAATTAGCCATGAAAACACCGTCTGTATGTAACAGACAAGCTTGGGGTATTTATCATACTTCAAAACAAGAGATAAAAGATGTTGTCTTAAAGTATCAACATGGCAATAAGCCTTTTGGTGTAAAAATACCAAACTTAATAATAGTTACTACTGATTTAAAAGCATTTTTTAGTGCAGATGAACACTATCAACACTGGATAGATGGAGGCATATTATCAATGTCTCTTATGTATGCTTTTCATTCTATAGGGATCGCTACGTGTGCTTTAAATTGGAGTGCAAAACCAAAAAATGATTTAGAACTTAGAAACAAAATTAATATAAAAGACAACCATACAATTATAATGGTTTTAGCTGTAGGCTATCCTGATGAAACAAATAAAGTATGTGCTTCTACTAGAAGACCAACAGAAGAAGTTTATCAAGAATTGGAATTAAAATGAAAATAGCACTTATTACAATACACAATGCAAACAACTACGGAGCAGTACTACAAGCATATGCAACTAAAAAAATACTTTCACAATATGGGGAAACTAGTACAATAGATTATGAAAATAGATTTTTAAACCATCATCTAGATATATTGAGATTTGATATGTCAGTGCATGGTATTAAGAAGCTGGTGCATGATATATTACGATTTCCATATCGTCTAAAAGCTATAGGCAGATTTAAGAATTTTATAAAGTCTAATATGAACTTAACCCAAAAACTTTCAGCAGATGGACTTATGCAAGGGAAAGCAGGAAAATTTGATATATATATTTGCGGAAGTGACCAGATTTGGAATCCTGAAATAGTAAGTGAAGATAAATTTATTGATCCTATATTCTTTTTATCTTTTGCCAACAAAGGAGCTAAAAAGTTATCATATGCTTCAAGTACAGGGCATCATAACTATACAGATAAAGAAAAAAAAGAGCTAGCAAAACTTTTAGAAGATTTTAACCTGATAACAACTAGAGAAAGTGATGGAGTAAAAAAACTTCAAGAGATATTACCAAATAGAGATATTCATCATGTACTTGACCCCACACTTTTACTTAGCAAAGAAGAGTGGCTAGAAGCATTAGATATAAAACTTGAAGAGCCAAAAGAGAAGTATATATTAGTCTATAGTGTACCAAGAACGGAGCTTATAAGAAAAGCAATAGACTACTATGCATATAAACTAAATATGAAAGTAGTAGCAATTGATCAGATGCTTTTCCCTCTTTCAAAAAAAATAGATACTCATATAAAAGATGCAGGACCAAAAGAGTTTATAGAGTTATATGCGAATGCAAGTTTTGTGATAACTGATTCTTTTCATGGTACTTGTTTTGCAGTAAATTTTGGTAAACCTTTTGTAAGTATATCAGCTGGAAAAAGAGCAAATAGGATTATAAGTTTATTGTCGATTTTAAATATAAATGAAAGGTTAGTAAATAGTGAAGAAGAGTTTGCAATTATTAAAACAGATACTTTTAATATGAATATATTAAAAAAATTAGTATCAATTAGACAAGAATCATTGATACTACTTGATGAGTTTATATAAATATCAGTTTTTATTATATGGTAACATTTAACTTGTTATTACTTATATTTACAATCAAGGATGAAAAAAATTATGATTTTAAAAAAAGATAATTTATTTTCATATTTTATACTCACAATCAGTCTTGCTTGGTTAATGATAGATACACTTAATGGAATAATTGGTTACTTTAAAGATTTATATATATTTTCATCTTTTTTTAGAGCCATAGTTTTCTTTGTAATGTATATATACATATATAAGTATTTTTATAAAAATCTATTTTTTAACTTAACATCAGCTTTGTTATTCTTGCTTACAATAATTCATGTTATTTTATTTGCAAATGTAGAATCAGTGAAAATGGTTATAAAAGTTTTGATGCCGTTATTGATGTATTTTACATTTAATATTATGTTGAAAAAACAACATATTAGTTTTAAAAACATAAAGTTTATAATCATTATAAATACATCTGTTATTTTACTTAATTTATACCTATATTATTTTGGAATTGGTTTTGACAATTATGGAATTGATGATACAACAAAGCTCTTAAAAGGTGGTACAGGTTTCTTTTATGCGGGTAATGAAGTTGGGGCAACATTAATTGCATTATTGATATTAAATATATTTATATTTTACAAAAAAAATATTATTTTTATTTCTATTGTTGTGATGTTTTTTCTAATTGCATCTTTGGCACTAATGTCCAAAACAGCTATTTTTGGTGTATTACTAATTTATTTTTTATATCTTTTTTCAAGATATGCAGTAACAACAATACTAAGTTATCTATTTGTAACAATCACATCTACTATACTTTATGTATATAATATATTTATAGAGCAAATTAATTTAACTATAGAAAGGTGGAGTTATTTTTATAATGAATATGGTGTTGTGTATTTATTTGGGGGTATTAAAAGATGGACTCATGTACATCAATGGATATTAGATATTTCAGCTAATCCGTTTAGCTTGTTTTATGGGACTGGTTGGAGTGGTGAATGTGAAAATAATTTTTTTGATTTATTACAAGCCTTTGGAATTGCTGGATTTATCATTTTTATATTCTGGGTAGGAATATTCTTTAAATTATTTAAAACTAAAAAATATAATCCTAAAATGTACTTTGTCTCTCTATCATATGGTATTTTAATTGGAATTAGTTTTTTTGCTGGACATGTAATGCAATCTGCAATGTTGTCACTATTTTTAGTATTAGTCTCACATAGTAATAAGATTTATGCATTGTCAAATAAGCTATAATTTTATATAATCTAGGGAGCTAAGCAGTGAAAATATTAATAATATCAAATATGTATCCATCACCACAAAAACCATATAGTGGTATTTTTGTAAAAAATCAATATGACTATTTAAAGAAAGAGTTAAATCAAGATATTGAAATTTATGCAATGGAAAGAAGTTTTACAAATAAAATTGGAAGTATTTTTAAATATCTCAAAGCATTTTTATTATTTTTCCCATATTTATTTAAGAAATATGATGTTATTCATTTACATTATTTCTTTCCTATGGTAATTTTATCAGTATTCTATAAAATTTTATATCCAAAAACAAAAATAGTTGTTACTTTTCATGGATCAGATATAACAAACTTTGTAAATTCAAATTTAAGTAAAAGGTTTTTTACTAAATTAATAGATAGGTGTGATTATATTATTTCAGTAGGAAGTGATTTGTCAGAAATTATATTTAAAAAGTTAAA
The DNA window shown above is from Thiovulum sp. ES and carries:
- a CDS encoding Polysaccharide pyruvyl transferase (PFAM: Polysaccharide pyruvyl transferase), with the translated sequence MKIALITIHNANNYGAVLQAYATKKILSQYGETSTIDYENRFLNHHLDILRFDMSVHGIKKLVHDILRFPYRLKAIGRFKNFIKSNMNLTQKLSADGLMQGKAGKFDIYICGSDQIWNPEIVSEDKFIDPIFFLSFANKGAKKLSYASSTGHHNYTDKEKKELAKLLEDFNLITTRESDGVKKLQEILPNRDIHHVLDPTLLLSKEEWLEALDIKLEEPKEKYILVYSVPRTELIRKAIDYYAYKLNMKVVAIDQMLFPLSKKIDTHIKDAGPKEFIELYANASFVITDSFHGTCFAVNFGKPFVSISAGKRANRIISLLSILNINERLVNSEEEFAIIKTDTFNMNILKKLVSIRQESLILLDEFI
- a CDS encoding membrane protein involved in the export of O-antigen and teichoic acid (PFAM: Polysaccharide biosynthesis protein) — translated: MLGSGSTFIIYMILARHLGVEQFGLFSSAFANIAILSLFAGFGVSQSWLKHFGTEGWNAIRWLPSSFKLVIISIAIVLLMLFLWAFFGPHDSSTQQILLIMSFFVIGQIVIELVSVKLQLEEKYSKLALWQLLPNLLRLIFIATFIFAFSNSLDVIEVAYIYALVAILFIFIGLYQLKQMKTNLDLKGHGEKIINYLDAPKIKEVLSHSWAFGIASVFAFIYLQSDIIMVKYISGDEQAGLYNIGFVIMTAILILPTVFYQKFLMPKVHRWANSDKRKFYENYKRGNIAMLLSGLLVLLLIYFLSSFFIPWLFGGEYIDSIELVKILSFSLPFYFIAYNVGITLVANEHMKQKVKLMGVVALLNIILNLLLIPTYQAVGAATATVLSNVILLILYYTYAEKKVFKYQKGKRNVEIN
- a CDS encoding nitroreductase (PFAM: Nitroreductase family), with product MWRLIRPYIRNLYRMLNALRYFIYDYKRYLKYSGFKSDFGDDELRNYNSVMVYHGLEKSLSYKERNQNSGWKNAYQILDLLKEASKTTRFGYHDIASLQVLEKFINLPENINDKRAVKINEEIKKYKQFKSNENHGAFEYTNQDYKKGVLENPEQFFFSRYSLREFKNKIVKHEDINRAVKLAMKTPSVCNRQAWGIYHTSKQEIKDVVLKYQHGNKPFGVKIPNLIIVTTDLKAFFSADEHYQHWIDGGILSMSLMYAFHSIGIATCALNWSAKPKNDLELRNKINIKDNHTIIMVLAVGYPDETNKVCASTRRPTEEVYQELELK